From the genome of Triticum aestivum cultivar Chinese Spring chromosome 1A, IWGSC CS RefSeq v2.1, whole genome shotgun sequence:
cttgaaattgttgtaagggatcatcttatttactaccgtcgttctaagcaaataagatgtataaacatgataaacatcacatgcaatcaaatagtgacatgatatggccatcatcactttgctccttttgatctccatcttcggggctccatgatcatcatcgtcaccggcatgacaccatgatctccatcatcatgatctccatcatcgtgtcttcatgaagttgcctcgccaactattacttctactactatggctaacggttagcaataaagtaaagtaattacatgacgtttaagttgacacgcaggtcacaaataaataaagacaactcctatggctcctgccggttgtcatactcatcgacatgcaagtcgtgattcctattacaagaacatgatcaatctcatacatcacatatatcattcatcacatcctttttggccatatcacatcacatagcataccctgcaaaaacaagttagacaacctctaattgttgtttgcatgttttacgtggctgctatgggtttctagcaagaacgtttcttacctacgcatgaaccacaacgtgatatgccaattgctatttacccttcataaggacccttttcatcgaatccgatccgactaaagtgggagagacagacacccgccagccaccttatgcaactagtgcatgtttgttggtggaaccggtctcacgtaagcgtacgtgtaaggttggtccgggccgcttcatcccacgatgccgccgaatcaagataagactagtaacggcaagcatattgaacaatatcgacgcccacaactactttgtgttctactcgtgcaaagaatctacgcaatagacctagctcatgatgccactgtaggggaacgtagcagaaattcaaaattttcctacgtgtcaccaagatctatctatggagaaaccagcaacgaggggaaggagagtgcatctacatacccttgtagatcgctaagcggaagcgttcaagtgaacggggttgatggagtcgtactcgtcgtgattcagatcaccgatgatcctagtgccgaacggacggcacctccgcgttcaacacacgtatagctcgacgatgtctcccacgccttgatccagcaaggagagagggagaggttgaggaagactccatccagcagcagcacaacggcgtggtggtgatggaggagcgtggcaatcctgcagggcttcgccaagcacctacgggagaggaggaggtgtcacgggaggaagggaggcgccaagggctcaggtgtggatgccctccctcccctccactgtatataggggcaggggagaggggggaggcgcagccttgccccttcctccaaggaaggggtgcggctaaggggggggggaggagtccatcctccccaaggcacctcggaggtgccttccccttttaggactctccccttttcctatatcttggcgcatgtgcctctaggggctggtgcccttggcccatgtaggccaaggcgcaccccctacagcccatgtgcccccccggggcaggtggccccacccggtgggcccccgggacccttccggtggtcccggttcaataccgatgaccccgaaacttgtcccgatggccgaaacaggacttcctatatataaatctttacctccggaccattccggaactcctcgtgacgtcccggatctcatccgggactccgaacaacattcggtaaccacatacaaacttcctttataaccctagcgtcatcgaaccttaagtgtgtagaccctacgggttcgggagacatgtagtcatgaccgagatgttctccggtcaataaccaacagcgggatctggatacccatgttggctcccacatgttccacgatgatctcatcggatgaaccacgatgtcaagggctcaatcaatcccgtatacaattccctttgtctagcggtatggtacttgcccgagattcgatcgtcggtataccgataccttgttcaatctcgttaccggcaagtctctttactcgttccgtaacacatcatcccgtgatcaaccccttggtcacattgtgcacattatgatgatgtcctaccgagtgggcccagagatacctctccgtttacacggagtgataaaatcccaatctcgattcgtgccaacccaacagacactttcagagatacccgtagtgtacctttatagccacccagttacgttgtgacgtttggcacacccaaagcactcctacggtatccgggagttgcacaatctcatggtctaagaaaatgatacttgacattagaaaagctttagcatacgaactacataatcttgtgctaggcttaggattgggtcttgtccatcacatcattctcctaatgatgtgatcccgttatcaacgacatccaatgtccatggtcaggaaaccgtaaccatctattgattaacgagctagtcaactagaggcttactagggacatggtgttgtctatgtatccacacatgtatctgagtttcctatcaatacaattctagcatggataataaacgattatcatgaacaaggaaatataataataatcaatttattattgcctctagggaatatttccaacatgagctACTTGGTACATGCGTCCGGGAGATGGACTTGGACGTGGCAATGGACGCGGAAACCAAGGATGCAATGGTTGCCGAGGGCCCGAGAGAGGCTTGTGGACTAGGCAACAATGCGGTGGAGATCATCTGAACCATTTTGAGGAGAGTGATAGTGATGTAAACATGGAGGTGGCCGACCCAAACAGAAAACGTGGTGCTTTGGAGGTGCTGAAAACCCCAGCTTTGGGTGCACCTCTGGGATCAGTAGCCTTCTTGCGAGCAATATATCAAGATGTGCAAATCTCTAGCCCCCATTAGTACCTCCAAGTCTCTCTAAACTTGATCCTAAGAGGGCTAGGAAGGGAGAAAATGAAGTATCATCCAACAGCCCAACTATGGCGATTAAGAACACTCTAGGGaaaaaatgcatcaatggcgggCTCCGGCGAGAGTACCAGTGAGCACAATGAGTATCATATGTTGGAATTGTcgcggtgctggcaacaccgtGACAATTCGAGAGCTTCGTGACATGATGAGGCAATTTGCCCCCCTTTTACTATGCATAGTTGAAACCCAAATCTCCAAAACTAGGGTTGAAACTTGTCCGGCACTTTAGGGTTTGATAATTCCTATGTTGTTAGTAGTAATGGAAGGAGTGAAGGTCTAGGTCATTTTTGGAATAATTCAATGAAGCTTGATGTTTTTGGTTATTCGGAGTATCACATTGATGCAAAAGTTTCTACTCAAACCAGTGATGAGTGGAGACTAACATGTGTTTACAGTGAAGCTCAAACGGGTGAGAGATATAAAACTTGGTACTTAATGGGATCTCTAGCCGGGTCTAGCAACCTCCCTTGGCCATGCCTTGCATACTTCAACGAGATCTTCTGGACGGATGAGTATGTGGGAATTGCGAGAAGAAGCCTGTCACAAATTTTTGATTTCAGAGATGTCGTTGATGTTTGTGGACTGATGGACATTGGATACACAGGGAAACCATGGACTTTTGAGAAGAAAGTCACCGGTAGAACATATACGAGAGTGCGTCTGGACCGAGCTCTGGCCACGAATTATTGGTGTACACTTTTTCCAGAGGCAATAATGTACCATGAGACGACATCTACATCAGATCATGATATTCTTGTGCTTTCACATGGTCCATGTGTTTCAACTCCTTATGTTTTGTTATGAGCAAATGTGGGAGTCCCATGAAGCGCTCAAGGCCAAGATCGAGCAGCATTGATAAGGACAATGCACCACTTCTGTTGCTGAGCCAAAGGAGAAACCTGGTTCCTTTTCATCCTCTTTGGGCAAGTGTAACAAAACCACCTTTGGCAATGAGCAATCATAAATAAGGAAGCTCAAGCTTGAGCTAGAAAAAATCCGAAGCAACCCAGCTAGGAATGGACCTTCGCACATTGAAATTAAGATCAATGACAGGCTGATTGAGTATTATCACCATGAGGAGATAATGTCAAGGCAGTGTGCCCGTATAGAGTGGTTGACAGTCAgcaataaaaacacaaaaataattcATCGACGAGCTAGTATGTGCAGGAGGAAGAATATGGTAAAGAAACTCAATCGGGCCGGTCGCACTACCATGTCGGATCCTGTGTGGATGGAAGTTATGGCTACAATTTTTTATAAAGATTTGTTCACTTCGGAGGGCACCTCGAATAAGCAGCAAGTGATTGATACAGTACCGAGGAAGGTGACCATAGAGACGAATATGAATCTTACTGATGAATACACACCAGATGAGATGAAGGAGGCCTTTTTTCAGATCACACCAATGAAGGCTCCGGGGTCAGATGGGTATCCTGCCTCAATTTTTTCCAAAGACATTGGGAGGTATGTGATACTGAGGTAACAACAATTTTCCTAAAAATCCTTCGACATGAGGAAAGCCCAAAAGATCTAAATGATACTATCCTAGTACTCATACCAAAAGTGAAAGACCCATGTTATCACAATCCGTCCAATCAGTGTGTGTAATGTGATCTATAAAATTGCTTCAAAGGTTGTTGCTAATCGCCTCAAACAGGTCCTTCTAGAGATCATATAAGAGGAGCAGTTCGCTTTTGTTGCTGGTCGTATGATCACTGACAATATTATTTCAGCATATGAGTGGCTCTAGTTCATGAAGAGGAAcacagaaaaaaaaaagaaaagattaTGTGCTTTAAGGctggacatgatgaaagcttatgaccgTTTGGAATGGAATTATTTGCAATCCATAATGACCAAGTTGAGTTTCCACCATCTTGGGTATCTACTACGATGAGTCTTTTCATATCACTGAAGTTTTTGTGTTATTCGATGGAAAGAAATTGGAGCAGTTCAGTCCTACTAGAGGTATTCAACAAGGTGATCCTATTTCCCCCTATATATATTCTTGTTGCCAGCAAAGGGTCGTTCATGCTTTTTAAAAAACCAAGTTCAGTCATCAGACGTCAATCACATTAAAGTGGCAGAGTCGGCACTATCGGTGAACCACTTGCTTTTTGCGGATGACAGCCCGTTGTTCGTCAAGGCTAGTGTAGAAGGGGCGAGAAAGGTTTCTTCTTTGTTGGATGTCTATTGTCAGGCTACTGGTCAGAGAGTAAATCACTTCAaatcttttattttctttagcAAAGGGTACCCACAAAATATAAAAGACGATGTCAAAAATATTCTCAATGTGGCAAACGAACTTTACGAGAGAAGTACTTGGGAATGCCCATGGATGTTGGGCGATCAAAAAATGGTGCTTTCAAGTTCTTAAAGGAACGTGTTTAGAACAAAGTGAGAGAATGGATAGAAAAAATCTTGTCGGCTAGAGGAAAAGATGTCCTCGTTAAATCCGCCGTCCAAGCTATTCCAATATACTCCATGGGATGTTTCAAGCTCCCTAGAGGGCTATGTTTGCATATCAACTCTCTCATTCGGAAAATTTGGCGGGGTAGCAAAGATGGCCACAGGAAACTGTCGCGGATTTCTTGGGATGTTATGACAAGACCCAATGCTCAACTTGGTAGCAACCATTCGCAGATTTGGCGGGCTATAATTAAAGGCAAGGATGTGCTATCACATGGTCTAACCCGAAGAGTTGGCGATGGTAAAGTAATCAGTATTTGGGAGCACAATTGGCCACCGAGGGCCTCATCTATGAGACTCTATGTATGCTTGACACATGATAGACTGAATCTTGTTTCAGAATTGATAGATGAGACGCCGCCGCCTTTGAACAGGGCCTCTAGGCATGACCTCGACATTgtaacacacacgcgcgcgcgcacacacacacatgtttTCCATTTTCATTCTAAAATGTAAAAAGGGTAAACCTTTTCGTCACGTTAAAAGTTTTCAAATCTCACATGACAACATGTGTCACAATCCAGGCACGAGCAAGTCGGCAAGACGCGGTTTCCACTCTCGACGAGCAGCTATGACTGCGACAACCGCCCCCGACACACACCTCcgttacatagatagatagatagatagatagatagatagatacacgGGTCAGCATACCTGCCATCTTGCCCGCCGCACACCACAAATATCTGAAAACCCAAAGAAATTCAGCCAAGTTGTGAGAAGAACGAGTGACTCCGAGGAGAGGAAGAGGTGCTAGTGCTCACGGCAGCTGACAGTGCTCACCATCACCTGTCACGCTCCAAAGATAGACAGAGAGCACGCCAGCTCTACTCCTGCGGATAGAGCACGCCGCCATGCGATGCGCCCCGGACACGCAACGCAACGGCAAGGCTGCTGCGTGGGAGGGAAGCCCATCCCGATCGAATACCCGTCGCGCTCATCATCATCGCCCCGCCGCCAAGCCCAACAAAACGGGGGAGCTCGACCCGACCCGCCTCGCACCCAGCGACCCACCGAGCCGAACCACCCGACTACCCGAGCGACCGAAGCGAAACAGACTCGCCGATACATCCATCACGCGCAGCAAGCGAAGCGTAGCGCCGAGCCGGGACGCAAATGAGCgagggggccgcggcggcggcggcggcggaggatggggcggcgagggcggggcgGGCGTGGGCGTTCAGGCGGGATCTGGCGGCGGGGGCGCTGATGGGGGGCGCGGTGCACACCGTGGTGGCCCCCATCGAGCGGGTCAAGCTGCTGCTGCAGACGCAGGACGGCAACGCCGCGCTGCTCGGGAGGTCGCGCCGCTTCCGGGGCTTCGCCGACTGCGTCGCCCGCACCGTGCGGGACGAGGGCGTGCTCTCGCTCTGGCGCGGCAACGGCACCGCCGTCATCCGCTACTACCCCTCCGTCGCCCTCAACTTCTCCCTCAAGGTTCACAacccccttcccctcctcctccttaCTCGACCCGTTGATGATCAGTAGCAGTTGCGTTTCATTGAGCCGCCGCGCGTCGTTTCCGGTGCTGCTGCTGGTTGATTAGACGCGATCTCGTCAGTGTTTAGCGAGATGCTGGCGCAGCGGATTTGGGGATCGTTGCTCCATTCTTCGCTTGACCGATTCGCTTGCTGTGCTTAGAATGATTTGTGACGCGAACGGAGATTTGAGGTCCGGCCATGTCGTTCGTTGCGTACTTGGTAGGGAGCATCCAGAGCCATTCGTCTCCATGCCCCACAGTGCCGTGCGGCGAGGTGAATTCTCAGGGATGGAGAGATTAGATTCGGGTTGACATGTCTTTACTGACAACAGATAAGATTTAGTAAGATATTTGGTGGGCTTTCGCTCTCCACGGATGAATGTCTGCCTCCCGGAATGGCAAAGAATCAAAGAATAAAGTGCTCTGCTGCTCGTGACCCTTGTCTCCAAAAGCACCAGAGATCAGTGATATATAAACACTAGAGAATGGTATTATTGGTGCATATATTCTTGTGCCTTTCTAGGCTAGTTGTACAATTCCATTTACAGTGTGGCTGGTTAAGATCTATTTGGTCAAGTATTATGTTGAGAAAGTAGGTAGGAATGACGCACTGGAACTATACCGTTATAAGTGATGTCTCGTAAGCCAACATCTAGCGAAAATCTGGCTACATCAACTATACTACCAACTACTTTTTGCATGCCATATGAAGATACCATATGACATCATCAACATGTTATTAGTACTAGTGGATTACAAGGGCCTAGTGCAGGATAAAATTATGGAATGTCTTTCTCGCAAAACGGCAAAGAGTTATCATGAAAGATAGCAGATGCCATCAATGCATAACGGATTGACAGAAACAGATATTCAAGCAGATATTTGACTTGCCATTTGGCACCTTTGGTTTTGAAAGGTAACAAAACGACAATTCTCTGTGATGAAAAGTTATGCCGTCGGATATGCAGTGTGTACTGACCTCCTAAGCTCGTTTTCAGTTTAACATACGCAATACCAGTAGATCTTGCCTCAACATGAACGGAGAGTGATTTTGTGATGCAGCAATAACTAGTAAGGATAATCTACAACTTATCGTTCAAAAGTAGCAGAAGTTGTACAAAGTGCACAGTTAGGACACTAGATGATATATCATACTGAGTCAACCATTAACTGAAAAGTCCCTTGTTTTATGCTCTTGCTAATCTTCTTTAGGTTGAATTTCTCATTGGTATCAAGCAAGTGGCCTATTGCCTGTCCTTTTTAATTACTTTTTAAAACAATGACGTCAAATAAGTTTATAAGCATGTATCTGCAATTTCCTTATAATTTATGAGTAAGATGAAATTTTAGTGTCAAGCATGTTTGCTATACTTCAGTTAGCGGTTTACCATGATGTCCCCTTTCTACTGCAGTAGTTCTGCTAACTTTCCTTCAACGTACCATGCTCATTTATTTGTTTCAATGATGAGAACATGGATTGTAGACACTAGGCCGGATATTAAATCTTGAATGTGTCGGGTTTTGGAGTTGCTCTCTTTTGTTTGTGTTAATGAGATGGCATGAAAATAACCACAATACTGCCCATTGACCCATTGGTGTTTTTTGTCATAGTAGAACTCAAGAACCAGACATATCAGGTAATTGTCACCAGCTACTGAAAGTGAAATATACATGTATGGACAATGTAGATATATTGGTGATGAGTGCGTGAAGATGGTCAATTGCTGGCCAAAATTATGCATTGGCCCAATGTTTCTATCCCAAGCTGGTCCATCTTACTTTCAATAGGGTACTACTTCACCTACTCGCTGCTGCGAACTTACTGTCACGGGGTTTCATGCATCTTTTGTTGGTGGGTAGTTAACCTCTGTCCGGATGTGCCAGCTTTCTTAATTTGATGGTCTTGTGTACTGATTTGGGAGGTAGGCAGTTGTGAGCTGAAGTTAATATCTTATATGTTTATCTTAGCACATGGTTATAGGGAAGCAAGAACTGCTCATCTTGGATCTTAATGCTGAAAGAAATTGTGTACAACTCGTAATGTCATAATAAATATAGCCAAGGATTCAGAGCAATTGTTTTTCGTTTTGTCCATTCTATTAATTATTTTGTCAATACAAACATGCTCTTTTTTTAATGTTGCAAGATTGGATGCATAGTTCATTAAGTATAGTGAAGGGAGTTATGTAAAGGGCCAAGCATGAAACCGCACCCAATCTAATACTGATGTGCAATTTTTTTTGATTGACTATTAACTATTTAAAATCATCTTATGGTTATGTTATGTCTATAATCCCTGATGGTTATTCTTGCAGGATCTGTACAGGAGCATACTGAAAGACGCGGGAACCTCAGCAGACAATAAGTTCGCATCAATTGCTCTCGCCAACTTCATCGCTGGTGCCGCCGCCGGATGCACGACTCTGGTCATCATTTACCCACTCGACATAGCTCATACCCGCCTTGCAGCCGACATTGGCCAAACAGACGCCCGCCAGTTCAAGGGCATCCGGCACTTCATCCAAACCATCTACAAGAAGAACGGCATCCGCGGCATCTACAGAGGGCTACCCGCATCTCTCCACGGGATGGTCGTGCACCGGGGCCTATACTTTGGAGGCTTTGACACGGCAAAGGACACGCTGGTGCCGCTGGACTCCCCGCTGTGGCAGCGCTGGGTGGCGGCGCAGGCGGTCACCTCCACGGCGGGGCTCATCTCGTACCCGCTGGACACGGTGCGGCGAAGGATGATGATGCAGTCAGGGATGGAGGTGCAGATGTACAGCGGCACCCTCGACTGTTGGAGGAAGATCTACAAGGCGGAGGGGGTCAAGTCGTTCTACCGGGGCGCGCTGTCGAACATGTTCCGGAGCACCGGCGCGGCCGCCATACTCGTGCTGTACGACGAGGTGAAGAAGTTCATGAACGGGGGTAGGTTGTGATAGGTATAGAGAAAGTGTGTGGCTCTCCACAGATTTTGGGGTTCCGGCATGGAGATTAGACACGACCAAACGGGTACACggaggagcagcggcggcggcggcggctcggatcAAGCGTTTTGTTTGTAGTAGTAGGCGAGTAGTGGTTTCCTGCTGTTCGCCACTAACCAACCAAGCAAGTACAACTAGTAGCAAGGGCTTCATGGTCTCAGAGATTGTGGCTGGCTGTTGTTTGTTTTGATTTTCGTtccgtctctctctctcgtgtGTGATTCGAAGTTCCAATGGATTGACTGCCTCTCTGCCTGTGTGCTTTTCGCTGGTGTTGGAAGTTGGAACTAGACGGAAAGAGTGTTCAGTTAACACTGTTGGCCTTCCTATGAATATCTTGTACTACTACAAAATGGCAGGGCAGGGCAGGTGCAGGGCCTTTGTAGCTCAAGGAGTTCATAATCAGGCGCGTGATTGTTGctcccctccgttccaaaatactccgtattttgtcatggttttagttcaaatttaaactactaAAACCATGGTTTTTGTTCTCATTTAAACTGCTAAAACCATGACAAGTAGTGTTTCGGAACGGAGGGCCCGGTAGAAAAATGGGTGTGCAAAAACGGTAGCTGGTCTATGATCCTCTCCTCCCTCTCCAAACCTCCAAACGAACATTCCTTACTGTACCTACCGTGCCATAGATATGCACAAAAAGAAAAGACAGGTGCTTTATGATGCAGAAAATGCAGCTGCAAGTGATCTCCAAAGTCCTCGCGGATTACTAACTTTTCCTGCCTTAATCAGTATCAGGATAGCATACCACGCGTAGAGTCTCCGATTTTACCCTCCGCGATGTATAGTCAGTGTTCCTACTAAACAGTGAAACCAAAAGGTTTAATCACAGCAGACATCGATTTTGCCCTCCAAACTGGACAACGAGTGTTCCAGTTTTGAAACCAGTGAAACCAAAAGGCTTGATCAGGCCTTTCGACAAAAGTTTAGTTTCAGCAGCGACCCGAGAAATAGCCAAGGCAATGCAGATATGCATTTTGAAACAATGAATGTAGCGCGCACAAATACCTAGTACATCAAAATTTCCCGGCAAAACAAGTAGGACTACCAAACGGGCACCATCGATGATCACTCGCAGCAGCGGACAAAGTATTTCAACCCAATACAACAATTGAAATGCTACCAGTATATAATACCATGTCCCCCACAAAGAAACCCCCCACCGGTTCTTCCACAAAACCCAACTCAATCAATCCCCCACTGGCTCCTCGGAACCAAACTCAAAGACATAGCATCAAGCAGAACCAAACATTCTTCAGCCAAGAAAAATAGTCTTCGTCTGGGAAGGATCTCACTGTTGCTTGCACTCTGCGGGCCGCTCCCCTGCCTGACCTTCCCCTGCAGGAACTCGCCCGCCCTTCTGTtcaaatcaacaaaggaaaaatgGCAAAATATTTGAATGGACTGAACTATTCAAACTATAACAGGAGCACAAAACAACTCTCAGAGGCTAACATACCTTCTTATCaccatcgtcatcgtcttcatcttcctcgtcgtcctcatcctcatcttcatcctcctcgtcatcttcgtcgtcatcttcatcatcatccatgATGCCATCAAAGTCCTCATCTTGAGCGGCCTCTCCAGTAAACCATGAAACAGCATGTGGAATAATCTTGTCTCTGATGGTAGATCTGGGAAACAAGAATGGGCGGATATTTAGAACAGAGAACAAACATTGAAGCATAGAACTGCAGTACTGCATAGAACATCATATACATACCCGATATCATAATCTTGCTCCATCTGGTTCTGCAACTGCTCAGCCTATTGAAATGGGAGATATATCAAATCACgctcacacataatttcaaacatTAGAGCATACATAAAAGAGTCTAACTTACTGTATCCTCATCAatttcctcatcatcatcaggaactTGAGGTGGACTGAAGAAATTAAAGAAGCTCTCGCAATTTTCGATTTTCGTGATAGGTTTAGTGTTCTTCGACcccttctttggcttcttctttAGCACCTTTTGTGTCAAGCTCTTTCCAGGATACCATTCAATTTCAGTTCTGAAAAATACCAAAGCAGACACATTAGTGGAACAATCAATAATAATAAACACAACATGTGAGTTGAAATAATAATTACCCAATAGCCTTCTCTAGGATTGGTTCATCTTCATCGATCATGTGGTACGTTTTTGAAAGCACTTCATTCTTGAAGAATGGATTAGTATTGAAGTGGAACTCAAGCTTGAAACCCTTTGGCTCAGTAATTCTGTACCACTTGATATCCTTGAGGTACTTGAGAGCTTCCTCATCCCTCTCTTGAATCTGGATATGAGTAAACCATAATAAATAAGATTTCAAACAATAGAATTAGAAGTGCAAATGGATCTAAAGACAAGTTGGATCAAAAAGGTGCAATGTCCCACCTCCTCAGCAAGGATTTCATGGTTCTTCATTGCATTCAACCAGAAATCTGGCACACCCTTTTCCTCTGCAGGGAAGCATCATATACAAGGTTAAAGACAGCTAGAGACTATATTCCTTTTATCCTATATATGATCTCCATCCAGCATAGAAAATTACTCAAAAGATCTTAGCACAGGTCAACATATGTTTACCTTTCTCATCTGGAGCAGCTTCACCTGAATCTTTGGTTACGCCTTCTGCCTCAACCACACCATTGACAACATCATGACGCTGTCATTTTGCAGGTGCAAGAAATACATCAGATGGATCATGGCATACAGCATCAAATATGATTCAAGACAGAGCTTGTATTGTATGAACCATGCAAAATAGAAACAATTTCTGTATATCCAAGTTGAGCAGTTATTGTCATGGCACAGGTGAGAGTTAAACACCCGTTACAGGAGTCAAAAGTGAAGTTAGGCAACAGGATAAAACAGCAAATAACAAGCACCGACATTGGCAGTTTACCTTTGAGTACAGTGGTTCATACATCTTCTGATATTTAGCTTCAAGTGCAGCTCTCTCCTCAAAAAACTTTGCCTCAAATTCATCATGTTGGCTCTGCCAGGTGCAAGCAGCAAACAAAGATAAGAAATCCACCACCAGATACAAATAGATTATTTTGAAGTCCAAACATACTGGTTGTGTTTTCCAAAAACAGCCAGTACCGTTTTA
Proteins encoded in this window:
- the LOC123065052 gene encoding nucleosome assembly protein 1;2 isoform X2; this encodes MSDGKDTLDLSALGAAVPNAAELSAEDKANLVESIKNTLQGLAARHTDVLESLEPKVRKRVEALREIQSQHDEFEAKFFEERAALEAKYQKMYEPLYSKRHDVVNGVVEAEGVTKDSGEAAPDEKEEKGVPDFWLNAMKNHEILAEEIQERDEEALKYLKDIKWYRITEPKGFKLEFHFNTNPFFKNEVLSKTYHMIDEDEPILEKAIGTEIEWYPGKSLTQKVLKKKPKKGSKNTKPITKIENCESFFNFFSPPQVPDDDEEIDEDTAEQLQNQMEQDYDIGSTIRDKIIPHAVSWFTGEAAQDEDFDGIMDDDEDDDEDDEEDEDEDEDDEEDEDDDDGDKKKGGRVPAGEGQAGERPAECKQQ
- the LOC123065052 gene encoding nucleosome assembly protein 1;2 isoform X1 produces the protein MSDGKDTLDLSALGAAVPNAAGSFAPPPLPLAAVAVDGLRGLIGFAGGGFDAELSAEDKANLVESIKNTLQGLAARHTDVLESLEPKVRKRVEALREIQSQHDEFEAKFFEERAALEAKYQKMYEPLYSKRHDVVNGVVEAEGVTKDSGEAAPDEKEEKGVPDFWLNAMKNHEILAEEIQERDEEALKYLKDIKWYRITEPKGFKLEFHFNTNPFFKNEVLSKTYHMIDEDEPILEKAIGTEIEWYPGKSLTQKVLKKKPKKGSKNTKPITKIENCESFFNFFSPPQVPDDDEEIDEDTAEQLQNQMEQDYDIGSTIRDKIIPHAVSWFTGEAAQDEDFDGIMDDDEDDDEDDEEDEDEDEDDEEDEDDDDGDKKKGGRVPAGEGQAGERPAECKQQ
- the LOC123065040 gene encoding probable ADP,ATP carrier protein At5g56450; this translates as MSEGAAAAAAAEDGAARAGRAWAFRRDLAAGALMGGAVHTVVAPIERVKLLLQTQDGNAALLGRSRRFRGFADCVARTVRDEGVLSLWRGNGTAVIRYYPSVALNFSLKDLYRSILKDAGTSADNKFASIALANFIAGAAAGCTTLVIIYPLDIAHTRLAADIGQTDARQFKGIRHFIQTIYKKNGIRGIYRGLPASLHGMVVHRGLYFGGFDTAKDTLVPLDSPLWQRWVAAQAVTSTAGLISYPLDTVRRRMMMQSGMEVQMYSGTLDCWRKIYKAEGVKSFYRGALSNMFRSTGAAAILVLYDEVKKFMNGGRL